The Syntrophobacterales bacterium DNA window GAAAACGAAGTTTAATGTTCATAATCTGGTTCTAACTGCTTGAAAAACCGTATTCCCGATAGAAGCATTGTGTACATTAAGCTCCGCTTTCGGGAATGACAAATAGTTTTGCAATTGGCTCATCTGTTTCTTTTTTCTGGCCGCTTTCCCCGCAGGATTGGCGTAGGATGAACTATGATGAGCCTCTTTGTCAAGACCGTTTTTTTCGAAAAGTTCAATCGCACTTGAAGGCGGTTCTTTGTTTTTATCCATGCGCTCCTATCCCGTGAATGGTGCTTATGGTGTATGGCTTCCATAATTTGCCTCGCAATTTTTGCTGTGCATTGTGGGCATTCATGCTATTAAAAAAACTCGCTGCCATTATCATGTAGCACTGTCAGCTTTTCACCCCGTCTTAACTGGACGGATCAGAGGAAGCAACGATAGGAAGCGCAATCAGGGAATCGTACAGCGGGCAGTCGGGTGATTCACTGCGCACAACTAAACGCGGATGAGTAAAAACATGGATGCAAAACAGTTGACAGAGATTATACAGCGGAGACTCGGGCTGGAGGACAATGAGTTCTCACTCGTTCGGGATAATCCCAGGTTTCAAAACATTTTCGAAAACGCCCTGAAAGGGTCTCGATACCGGCTGGTGGCCAAGGTAATAGAATCCAAGGGCTGTCAATCAGGCCATCAGGTGGGGCAGAAACTGATTTTTGACTCGGCGGGAAACCTTTTAACCCGCGAGTGCCCGGAGCGGGTCTGCGCCTTTCTGATGCCGAACCTCGCGGTGCTTATCAATGCCTTCTTCGAAAACATCATGAACGGCAGGGATCCCAACGAGGTGATGTTCAACCGCACCGCCTGCTTCGATGTTGGACCTGCCTGCGGAGGATGGGGTCATGTAACCGTGGAAATGCGTGCAGAACTGCGCTGATTGGCGCCTTCTCCCTTCGCCCGTCTTTGCTCCACAAAAGACGCCGCCGCAGGGATCAGGGCCTTCCTGGAGAAAAAAGCCCCTGAATGGAAAGAGGAATAGGGGTTTTCCGGTTCAATCGGCGAGCATTCTTCCGATAGAGTAAAGCAGCGCCAGAAATACGCCATAGAGGCTCATCTGCTGTTCGACGCTGCTGTCGAGAATCACGCGGACCTCGCTGTCGAATTCCTCGTCCTTCTTCCAGAGGGCAAAGATGAGCGGCACCCGCGGAAAGAGCCGCAGCCTTACGGCGGCATCGCCGAAATCTGCCCTTTCACCCCCCAACTGGAGGCCCTTCTCAATAAATTTATTGGGGTCAGAGCCATATTTATCGGCGAGCTTCGGCAGGGGCAGTTCATGACTCGCCCGGAAGAAAAAGCTGCCGTCAGTCAACTGATTGGGAGAAATCAGATTATTGCTCAGCGGAACATCCTGCGCGTGGGACAGGTAGTGCAGAAGTATCTCGTCTAACAGACCTGATTTTTTAGTGTTTTCAGGTTCGACAATTAACCTTTTCTTTACGTCAACGACATACCTTTTATTGAAAACATTGATTGCAAACGTTCCATTATTCTCATAATATTCAGCTATGGCGCGAACAGCCACCTCTTGCGGGGAGACGTTTTCCAATTCCAGCCAAAGTTCTTCCTCGATCATGCCAACCCCTCATTCAAAATTTAATCAATTCAATCTTTTAAAAAAGCGCGCCGAATCCTCTTCAAAAGTTCCCCTGATTACAAAACCCTTATTCCCAGTCGCGGTTTATTTACATAAAAAAGAAGGTGCGTCAAGGCAAACCGCAGGCCGTCCTCTATTGAAGATTCAGCCAATAATTGATTATTCTCGCATTATTGTGGTAGTAAAATCTGCCCTTACGAGAAAATTGCAAAAGGATGTCCCCGGGGCTTGAGAAGCTTTTTTTCAGAGCCGTGCGGCGGCGACATAAAACCCGATTAATTTACAGAATAAACGGAGTTGATATGAATAAGAAAAGCCTTGGCGACAGGCAAGCGGAACAAAGCTTGAATAATCTTTCCGAGTTCGAAAGCGCAAAGCTTCTGGCGGGCTATGGCATTCCGACAGCGAAGGCGATGCTGGCACACGATTGGGAGGCGGTCAAAAGGGCGGGAAAAACTATCGGCTATCCCGTTGTTTTGAAGCTCTCTTCCTCCGAGATAAGTCATAAAACCGAAAAAGGGGTCGTAGCGGTTGACCTGCATAATGAGGCTGAGCTGGGGCTTGCCTTTAACCGGATACGGGAGGCATCAGCAATAGCCAAACCGGAATATCTCGTCCAGGAGATGGTTAAGGGGGGTCGGGAACTGGTGGTGGGAATGGTCCGGGATGCCCAGTTCGGCCCCTGTGTCATGTTTGGGTTGGGGGGAATTTTTACGGAGATTCTCGGCGACGTCGTTTTTCGGCCGGCGCCGCTCAGCGAAAGGGACGCGGCGGCGATGCTGCAGGAGATAAAAGGCAACAAAATTCTTGACCTGGTCAGGGGAATGCCGGCGGTGAACAGGGAGTCGTTGCTCGGCTGCCTGATGGCGGTCGGCAAAATCGGGCTGGAACGGGCCGACATCATGGCGATTGATATCAATCCGCTGATCGTCAGGCAAGGCGAACCGGTGGCGGTTGATGCGCTGGTGGTGCTGCGGCAGATTTAAGGAGGGTGAAAAAATAGTGTCTCCTTC harbors:
- a CDS encoding DUF3786 domain-containing protein, with the translated sequence MIEEELWLELENVSPQEVAVRAIAEYYENNGTFAINVFNKRYVVDVKKRLIVEPENTKKSGLLDEILLHYLSHAQDVPLSNNLISPNQLTDGSFFFRASHELPLPKLADKYGSDPNKFIEKGLQLGGERADFGDAAVRLRLFPRVPLIFALWKKDEEFDSEVRVILDSSVEQQMSLYGVFLALLYSIGRMLAD
- a CDS encoding acetate--CoA ligase family protein is translated as MNKKSLGDRQAEQSLNNLSEFESAKLLAGYGIPTAKAMLAHDWEAVKRAGKTIGYPVVLKLSSSEISHKTEKGVVAVDLHNEAELGLAFNRIREASAIAKPEYLVQEMVKGGRELVVGMVRDAQFGPCVMFGLGGIFTEILGDVVFRPAPLSERDAAAMLQEIKGNKILDLVRGMPAVNRESLLGCLMAVGKIGLERADIMAIDINPLIVRQGEPVAVDALVVLRQI